In Nicotiana tabacum cultivar K326 chromosome 2, ASM71507v2, whole genome shotgun sequence, the following proteins share a genomic window:
- the LOC107769821 gene encoding PLASMODESMATA CALLOSE-BINDING PROTEIN 5-like → MSIIPRVFLPLLLLMFVTKNSVNGQLEEWCIADEQTPDNELQVALDWACGKGGADCSKIQKDQVCYYPNTVKDHASYAFNNYFQKYKKKGGSCFFNNAAMITQVDPSYNSCHYEYMP, encoded by the exons ATGTCAATTATCCCAAGAGTTTTTCTTCCTCTACTGCTTTTGATGTTTGTTACAAAAAATTCAG TGAATGGACAGCTAGAAGAATGGTGCATAGCAGATGAGCAAACACCAGACAATGAGTTGCAGGTGGCATTAGATTGGGCATGTGGAAAAGGGGGTGCAGATTGTAGCAAGATTCAAAAGGACCAAGTTTGCTATTACCCAAATACTGTGAAAGACCATGCTTCTTATGCCTTTAATAATTACTTTCAGAAGTATAAGAAGAAAGGTGGAAGTTGTTTCTTCAATAATGCTGCTATGATTACTCAAGTTGATCCTA GTTATAATTCTTGCCATTACGAGTATATGCCCTAG
- the LOC107769820 gene encoding uncharacterized protein LOC107769820 → MLRRPNLKKVEKIKTSWRDKEKPKMNPQIWHKVAAISGVAALGLGTYGAHVFKPKNPTYKEVWNTASLYHLVHTAALVSAPITKHPNIFGGLLTGGIIAFSGTCYAVALLEDRKYSTLAPFGGFAFIAAWASLLF, encoded by the exons ATGCTACGACGACCGAACTTGAAGAAAGTTGAGAAGATCAAAACCAGTTGGCGtgacaaagaaaaaccaaaaatgaatCCTCAAATCTGGCACAAAGTTGCTGCTATTTCTG GTGTAGCTGCTCTTGGGTTAGGAACTTATGGAGCTCATGTCTTCAAGCCCAAAAATCCCACTTACAAAGAg GTGTGGAATACTGCATCACTGTACCATTTGGTTCACACTGCTGCCCTTGTTTCTGCTCCTATCACTAAACATCCAAACATT TTTGGAGGACTGCTAACTGGTGGAATTATCGCTTTCTCTGGAAC GTGCTATGCAGTTGCACTTCTCGAAGACAGGAAATACTCAACCTTAGCTCCCTTCGGTGGCTTTGCGTTTATTGCTGCTTGGGCAAGTTTATTGTTTTAG
- the LOC107769822 gene encoding uncharacterized protein LOC107769822 yields MESNMEEALKAKANAERRFVEKDFVGAKHYALKAQMMYPHLEGISQMVATFGVHSAAETKVNGEFDFYAILGLDPSADKSKLKKQYKKMAVLLHPDKNKSVGADVAFRLVSEAWTVLSDGAKRSSYDHRRSLFTLHAAGVGSYDSYSNSSVSHNRLDTFWTVCTSCHVQYEYLRKYLNKRLSCKNCRGVFIAVETGLAPVNGSYPYSSWSNGYGSHGCGVTYVPTTSVYPANNGVSGHHSGHGSEHVSNLSFQWSSSPGNSAAVLDPNGSTAVSFSNQAGRKITRRRGRGKQDMKKVVSNVVLNGYSVCNEQIPRRPGRPAKKIKIDLEGTCGYSNGEVAPKTAGEVKMADGNGYGNLKQNAKLPTPTEASIRRFSAAPAFDARRLLIDKARAEIRKKLEEIKLASEAAVAEAQKKRKADAEFGESSERPKMVAQENAVHQSELRKTGSMTIIVPDSDFHDFDKDRSEDSFKPKQIWALYDEEDGMPRLYCLIREIISVKPFKVHISYLSSKSDSEFGLVNWLDSGFTKSCGNFRAFNSEIVEHVNIFSHLLSREKAGRGGCVRIYPKSGDVWAVYRNWSPDWNRTTPAEVRHQYEMVEVLDDYSEDIGVCVTPLIKLDGFKTVYRRNTNKDAIRLIRRREMLRFSHQVPSCLLKGEGMNLPEGCWDLDPAATPDDLLQRVTDEEEEIPREAESSARFDLNETSQAETKMLIEEKLRQPEYSGVSNELHSTRCGLQIQDISNEPENLFRLSTELPQSMKEVHTCEEPTITENFSDQVSIFGL; encoded by the coding sequence ATGGAGTCGAACATGGAGGAAGCACTAAAAGCTAAAGCAAATGCTGAAAGGAGATTTGTGGAGAAAGACTTTGTGGGTGCAAAACATTATGCTTTAAAAGCTCAGATGATGTATCCCCATTTGGAAGGAATATCGCAAATGGTAGCAACATTTGGAGTGCATAGTGCTGCAGAGACGAAGGTTAATGGAGAATTTGATTTCTATGCAATACTGGGTTTAGATCCCTCTGCAGACAAGTCTAAGCTGAAGAAACAGTATAAGAAGATGGCTGTGTTGCTCCATCCAGATAAAAATAAAAGTGTTGGAGCTGATGTTGCATTTAGACTTGTTTCTGAAGCATGGACGGTGTTGTCCGATGGTGCCAAAAGAAGCTCTTACGATCACAGGAGAAGTTTGTTTACTCTGCATGCCGCTGGTGTTGGAAGCTATGACAGTTACTCCAATTCTTCAGTTTCTCATAACAGGCTTGATACATTTTGGACGGTTTGTACCTCTTGTCACGTTCAGTATGAATATCTTAGGAAGTACCTGAATAAAAGACTGTCCTGTAAGAATTGCCGTGGTGTTTTCATAGCTGTGGAAACAGGTTTGGCCCCAGTTAATGGTTCCTATCCCTATAGCTCTTGGTCTAATGGATATGGAAGCCATGGTTGCGGGGTTACATATGTCCCAACAACATCTGTTTATCCTGCAAATAATGGGGTCTCAGGACATCATTCTGGACATGGTTCTGAGCATGTCTCTAATTTGTCCTTTCAATGGAGCTCCAGCCCTGGAAATTCCGCTGCTGTTTTAGATCCCAATGGATCCACAGCTGTCAGTTTTTCGAACCAGGCAGGTAGGAAAATCACCAGAAGAAGAGGCAGGGGGAAGCAAGATATGAAAAAGGTGGTGAGCAATGTGGTTCTTAACGGGTATTCTGTGTGCAATGAACAAATACCCCGCAGGCCTGGTAGACCTGCTAAGAAGATAAAAATTGATCTTGAAGGTACATGTGGCTATAGTAATGGTGAAGTGGCTCCAAAAACTGCTGGAGAAGTTAAAATGGCTGATGGAAATGGGTACGGGAATTTGAAACAAAATGCTAAGCTTCCTACTCCCACTGAAGCTTCAATAAGAAGATTTTCAGCTGCTCCTGCATTTGATGCAAGACGGTTATTAATTGACAAGGCAAGAGCAGAAATCCGCAAGAAACTGGAAGAGATCAAGTTGGCTTCAGAAGCTGCTGTTGCAGAGGCCCAGAAGAAGAGAAAGGCGGATGCTGAGTTTGGTGAATCAAGTGAAAGACCTAAGATGGTCGCACAGGAAAATGCTGTTCATCAGTCAGAACTGAGGAAAACTGGGTCAATGACAATAATAGTCCCAGATTCTGACTTCCATGATTTTGACAAGGATAGATCAGAGGATAGCTTCAAACCTAAGCAGATATGGGCTTTATATGACGAGGAAGATGGTATGCCTCGCTTGTATTGCTTGATCCGCGAAATCATCTCTGTGAAGccattcaaagttcatatcagCTACTTGAGTTCGAAATCAGATAGCGAATTTGGGCTGGTAAATTGGTTGGATTCTGGTTTTACCAAGTCTTGTGGAAATTTTAGGGCCTTTAACTCTGAAATCGTTGAGCATGTGAACATATTTTCTCACCTGCTAAGTAGGGAGAAAGCTGGAAGGGGTGGTTGTGTTAGAATCTACCCAAAAAGTGGAGACGTTTGGGCTGTATACCGAAATTGGTCACCGGATTGGAACAGAACAACCCCAGCTGAAGTAAGGCACCAGTATGAAATGGTTGAGGTTCTTGATGATTATTCTGAAGATATTGGTGTCTGCGTTACTCCTTTGATTAAATTAGATGGGTTCAAGACAGTATACCGTAGAAACACAAACAAGGATGCCATTCGATTGattcgaagaagagagatgttacGATTTTCACATCAGGTGCCATCTTGCTTACTGAAAGGTGAAGGAATGAACTTGCCTGAGGGGTGCTGGGATCTTGACCCTGCTGCAACTCCAGATGATTTGCTTCAGCGAGTAACTGACGAAGAGGAGGAAATACCTCGTGAAGCTGAAAGCTCAGCGAGATTTGATCTAAATGAGACATCTCAGGCTGAAACCAAAATGTTGATTGAAGAAAAGCTTAGACAACCAGAGTACTCTGGTGTTTCTAACGAGCTCCACAGCACTAGATGTGGTTTGCAGATTCAAGATATCTCAAATGAACCAGAAAACCTCTTCAGGCTTTCCACTGAGCTTCCTCAATCTATGAAGGAAGTTCATACTTGCGAAGAACCAACCATAACGGAAAATTTCTCTGACCAGGTGAGTATCTTCGGGCTGTAA